In one window of Duganella dendranthematis DNA:
- a CDS encoding DUF6624 domain-containing protein: protein MKTFGLCALTLVMLLPMHTFADECQQNALAREYARMHSQDQALRGRYIKILENEHRGSSVNLKEKDQLEISISDTDEANQRRLEQLLSHCGWPGALDKKRAAFSAFLIIQHAPLDYQLKYFEMVKAANGRGEIPNEKFVWLVDRILVKQGKPQLYGTEFEYGSNKVAPIDDPKNLNTRRKKMGLPSVYP, encoded by the coding sequence ATGAAAACTTTCGGCTTATGCGCGCTAACCCTGGTCATGCTGCTACCGATGCATACATTTGCCGACGAGTGCCAACAAAATGCACTGGCCAGGGAATATGCGCGGATGCACAGCCAGGATCAGGCATTGAGAGGACGCTATATCAAGATCCTTGAAAATGAGCACCGAGGTAGCAGTGTCAATCTGAAGGAAAAAGACCAGCTTGAAATAAGCATTTCAGATACGGATGAAGCCAATCAGCGAAGACTGGAGCAATTACTGAGCCATTGCGGATGGCCCGGTGCGCTGGACAAGAAACGCGCCGCATTCTCCGCCTTCCTGATCATCCAGCATGCGCCGTTGGATTATCAGCTAAAGTATTTCGAAATGGTCAAGGCAGCTAATGGCCGTGGAGAGATCCCCAATGAAAAATTCGTCTGGCTGGTCGACCGGATACTGGTCAAACAAGGAAAGCCCCAACTTTACGGCACGGAGTTCGAATACGGCAGCAACAAAGTCGCCCCCATCGACGACCCTAAGAATTTAAATACTCGCCGAAAGAAAATGGGACTTCCATCTGTATATCCGTGA
- the pstA gene encoding phosphate ABC transporter permease PstA, translating to MSATLEKAAMNPVYRKRLLTHRIGIAMSVFAMSIGLAVLAWILVTLIVKGFGALSIHLFTQTTPAPGSEGGGLLNAIVGSLMIVGLSTLISTPIGILAGMYLAEYGEENKIASITRFVTDIMLSAPSIVIGMFVWAMYVATAKHYSGYAGSVALALIAVPVVVRTTDNMLRLVPNNLLEAAFALGAPRWKVAMTVRLRAVKAGVITGVLLAVARVSGETAPLLFTALNNQFMSVDMNAPIANLPVVIYGYAMSPYDNWRELAWGGALLVTFSVLALNVISRTLFAQKAPN from the coding sequence ATGAGCGCAACTCTGGAAAAAGCCGCGATGAATCCGGTTTATCGCAAGCGTCTGCTGACGCACCGCATCGGCATCGCCATGTCGGTGTTCGCCATGTCGATCGGCCTGGCCGTGCTGGCCTGGATTCTGGTGACCCTGATCGTCAAGGGTTTCGGCGCGCTGAGCATCCACCTGTTCACGCAAACCACCCCGGCCCCGGGCAGCGAAGGCGGCGGCCTGTTGAATGCGATCGTCGGCAGCCTGATGATCGTCGGCCTGTCGACGCTGATCTCGACCCCGATCGGCATCCTGGCCGGCATGTACCTGGCCGAATACGGTGAAGAAAACAAGATCGCCAGCATCACCCGCTTTGTCACCGACATCATGCTGTCGGCGCCGTCGATCGTGATCGGCATGTTCGTCTGGGCCATGTATGTGGCCACCGCCAAGCACTATTCCGGTTACGCCGGTTCGGTGGCGCTGGCGCTGATCGCCGTGCCGGTGGTGGTGCGCACCACCGACAACATGCTGCGCCTGGTGCCGAACAATCTGCTGGAAGCCGCGTTTGCGCTGGGTGCGCCACGCTGGAAAGTGGCGATGACGGTGCGTCTGCGCGCCGTCAAGGCTGGCGTCATCACCGGCGTGCTGCTGGCGGTGGCCCGCGTGTCGGGCGAAACCGCGCCGCTGCTGTTCACCGCGCTGAACAACCAGTTCATGAGCGTCGACATGAACGCGCCGATCGCCAACCTGCCGGTGGTGATTTACGGCTACGCCATGAGCCCGTATGACAACTGGCGCGAACTGGCCTGGGGCGGCGCACTGCTGGTAACGTTCAGCGTGCTGGCCCTGAACGTGATTTCGCGCACCCTGTTTGCCCAAAAAGCCCCGAACTAA
- a CDS encoding acylphosphatase: MAKHLLITGLVQGVGYRASFARQAGNLGLRGWVRNLSDGSVEAEVNGEPAAIETIITWSHQGPPAARVDKVIVEDTANSHDAFRILLT, encoded by the coding sequence ATGGCCAAACATCTGTTGATCACAGGACTGGTACAAGGCGTCGGTTACCGCGCCTCGTTTGCGCGGCAAGCTGGCAACCTCGGCCTGCGCGGCTGGGTCCGTAACCTCAGCGACGGCTCGGTCGAAGCCGAAGTGAATGGCGAACCTGCCGCCATTGAGACCATCATCACCTGGAGCCACCAAGGCCCGCCCGCGGCGCGCGTGGACAAGGTGATCGTCGAAGACACCGCCAACAGCCACGACGCATTCAGGATATTACTGACATGA
- a CDS encoding DUF3597 domain-containing protein has protein sequence MGVLADIFLKISSASQQGAVDVEAILNDKAQQVVQPVDWRSSIVDLLALLELRSSLQVRQQLAQELYYAGDTDSPASMNVWLHRQVMNKLAQNGGKVPAELVD, from the coding sequence ATGGGCGTCCTTGCCGATATATTCCTCAAGATATCGTCGGCTTCCCAGCAGGGCGCCGTCGATGTCGAAGCCATCCTCAACGACAAGGCGCAGCAAGTCGTCCAGCCGGTGGATTGGCGCAGTTCGATCGTGGATTTGTTGGCGTTGCTGGAGTTGCGCAGCAGCTTGCAAGTCCGCCAGCAACTGGCGCAGGAATTGTATTATGCCGGCGACACCGACAGCCCAGCCAGCATGAACGTCTGGCTGCACCGTCAGGTGATGAACAAGCTGGCGCAAAACGGCGGCAAGGTGCCCGCCGAGCTGGTCGATTAA
- a CDS encoding metal-binding protein — protein MRCLDTGDWIKLLQCAACGQLWRTDEWDKYQPLYALKLASSEGWKSIDMAPLIKERLLENHGGVDTSICLKQGCTQHALKGRAFCVDHFYEGLQS, from the coding sequence ATGCGCTGCCTTGATACGGGCGACTGGATCAAGCTATTGCAATGCGCCGCGTGCGGCCAGCTTTGGCGTACCGATGAATGGGATAAATATCAGCCGCTGTACGCGCTCAAGCTGGCCTCGTCCGAAGGATGGAAATCGATTGATATGGCGCCCTTGATAAAGGAACGCCTGCTGGAGAACCATGGCGGTGTGGATACGTCCATCTGCCTGAAACAGGGCTGCACGCAACATGCGCTCAAGGGTAGAGCCTTTTGCGTGGACCATTTCTATGAAGGGTTACAAAGCTGA
- the phoR gene encoding phosphate regulon sensor histidine kinase PhoR, with protein MNPKLVFWVPAALRTAIILAGCALAGWMFGWTTGLVLALLAMMALVFTQLSYLYQLSNWMDDPRSFKLPDGWGEWTNIFSRLYRMRRDDEKNQAELTEWLARFRQAMHLLPDGVVIMDDVLFLEWCNPAAEQHLGLSNERDKGMRVTNLVRNPDFMDYIILGRYDQPLTISFRERKLIVHIIPFENRRQILVTHDATETERIEEMRRDFIANASHELRTPLTVIVGFLEIAAQEGLDAATRAAHLKLMTEQGHRMQHLIEDMLTLSRLESVDYPMRPDPVDVHQLMEQVARDARALSAGKHEITLTVDGPNVMGSYEELHSAFGNLASNAVRYTPAGGKIHLVWKEHEGGVKFKVEDTGIGISPEHISRLTERFYRVDKSRSRETQGTGLGLAIVKHVLLRHSGTLQIKSEAGKGSAFIVCLPKTAVVQQQPELLLH; from the coding sequence ATGAATCCAAAACTGGTGTTCTGGGTGCCTGCTGCGCTGCGTACCGCCATCATCCTGGCGGGGTGCGCGCTGGCGGGTTGGATGTTCGGCTGGACGACCGGGCTGGTGCTGGCCCTGCTGGCGATGATGGCGCTGGTGTTCACCCAGCTCAGCTATCTCTACCAGCTGAGCAACTGGATGGACGATCCGCGCAGCTTCAAGCTGCCGGACGGCTGGGGCGAGTGGACAAACATCTTCTCGCGCCTGTACCGCATGCGCCGCGACGATGAAAAGAATCAGGCCGAATTGACCGAATGGCTGGCGCGCTTCCGCCAGGCCATGCACCTGCTGCCGGATGGCGTGGTGATCATGGACGACGTGTTGTTCCTGGAGTGGTGCAACCCGGCCGCTGAACAGCATCTGGGCCTGAGTAACGAGCGTGACAAGGGTATGCGCGTGACCAACCTGGTGCGCAATCCCGACTTCATGGATTACATCATCCTCGGCCGCTACGACCAGCCGCTGACCATCAGCTTCCGCGAACGCAAGCTGATCGTGCACATCATTCCGTTTGAAAACCGCCGCCAGATTTTGGTGACGCACGATGCGACTGAAACCGAGCGCATCGAGGAAATGCGCCGCGACTTCATCGCCAACGCCTCGCACGAACTGCGCACGCCGCTGACGGTGATCGTCGGCTTCCTGGAAATCGCCGCGCAAGAGGGACTGGATGCGGCCACCCGCGCCGCCCACCTGAAGCTGATGACGGAGCAGGGCCACCGCATGCAGCACCTGATCGAAGACATGCTGACCTTGTCGCGGCTGGAGTCGGTGGATTATCCGATGCGGCCAGACCCGGTCGACGTGCACCAGCTGATGGAGCAGGTGGCGCGCGATGCGCGGGCGCTGTCGGCGGGCAAGCATGAGATTACGCTGACGGTCGATGGGCCGAATGTGATGGGTTCGTACGAGGAATTGCACAGCGCGTTCGGCAATTTGGCCTCAAATGCCGTGCGCTACACGCCGGCCGGCGGCAAGATCCACCTGGTGTGGAAAGAGCACGAAGGCGGCGTCAAGTTCAAGGTGGAAGACACCGGCATCGGCATCAGCCCGGAACACATCTCGCGCCTGACCGAACGCTTCTACCGCGTCGACAAGAGCCGTTCCCGCGAGACGCAGGGCACCGGCCTGGGGCTGGCGATCGTCAAGCACGTGCTGCTGCGCCACAGCGGCACGTTGCAGATCAAATCGGAAGCAGGCAAGGGCAGTGCCTTCATTGTCTGCCTACCGAAGACGGCGGTGGTGCAGCAGCAGCCGGAACTGCTGCTACATTAA
- the phoU gene encoding phosphate signaling complex protein PhoU, producing MIGEHSSKQYDNELEAIRSKVLLMGGIVETQFLDAMTCFRIGNAERADRVMREDDAVNQLEVSLDDACSHLIVRRQPAANDLRTIMATIKVITDLERIGDEATKIARTAKQLHARGAVTVNHYEMVRGIANNTSDLLHDALDAFARNDGKQALQLIAQDAVIDHEFRSIMRNLITFMMEDPRTISAALDTLWVAKAIERIGDHAKNIAEYVIYVVEGKDIRHTKTIPLPDDVPAQAE from the coding sequence ATGATCGGTGAGCATTCATCCAAGCAGTACGACAACGAACTGGAAGCCATCCGCAGCAAGGTGCTGCTGATGGGCGGCATCGTCGAGACGCAGTTCCTCGATGCCATGACCTGCTTCCGCATTGGTAACGCCGAACGCGCCGACCGCGTGATGCGCGAAGACGACGCCGTCAACCAGCTGGAAGTCTCGCTGGACGACGCCTGCAGCCACCTGATCGTGCGCCGCCAGCCGGCCGCCAACGACCTGCGCACCATCATGGCCACCATCAAGGTGATTACCGACCTGGAGCGCATCGGCGACGAAGCCACCAAGATCGCCCGCACCGCCAAGCAGCTGCACGCGCGCGGCGCGGTGACCGTCAACCATTACGAAATGGTGCGCGGCATCGCCAACAACACCAGCGACCTGCTGCATGACGCGCTGGACGCGTTTGCCCGCAACGACGGCAAGCAGGCGCTGCAACTGATCGCCCAGGACGCCGTGATCGACCACGAGTTCCGCTCGATCATGCGCAACCTGATTACCTTCATGATGGAAGACCCGCGTACCATCTCGGCCGCGCTGGACACGCTGTGGGTGGCCAAGGCCATCGAACGCATCGGCGACCATGCCAAGAACATCGCGGAATACGTGATCTATGTGGTGGAAGGCAAGGACATCCGCCACACCAAAACCATCCCGCTGCCGGACGACGTCCCTGCCCAAGCTGAATAA
- the pstC gene encoding phosphate ABC transporter permease subunit PstC, translating to MQTSTAQMSAVEQAAMQSMLRTMRKQRIQDFFFHKTTMIFALSVLAVLLGIIFSLMVGAWPAFKEFGPAFITTVEWDPVNDQYGALIAITGTLVTSGLALLIAFPVSFGIALFLTEICPASLRRPLGTAVELLAGIPSIIYGMWGLFVFAPLFGDYVQPFLKNTIGHLPLIGQFFSGPTMGIGILTAALILAVMIIPFISSVMRDVFEIVPAVLKESAYGLGCTRWEVVRKIVLPYTKTGVVGGVMLGLGRALGETMAVTFVIGNANKLSWSLFAAGNSIASTLANEFAESDTVLHTSSLFALALILFVITFIVLSAAKLMLAGMSRKEGVK from the coding sequence ATGCAAACCAGCACCGCGCAAATGTCCGCCGTGGAGCAGGCTGCCATGCAGTCGATGCTCCGCACCATGCGCAAGCAGCGCATCCAGGATTTCTTCTTCCACAAAACCACCATGATCTTCGCGCTGTCGGTGCTGGCGGTGCTGCTGGGGATTATCTTTTCGCTGATGGTCGGCGCCTGGCCAGCCTTCAAGGAGTTTGGCCCCGCCTTCATCACCACCGTCGAATGGGATCCGGTCAATGACCAATATGGCGCGCTGATCGCCATCACCGGCACGCTGGTCACCTCCGGCCTGGCGCTGCTGATCGCCTTCCCGGTGTCGTTCGGCATCGCGCTGTTCCTGACCGAAATCTGCCCTGCCTCGCTGCGCCGCCCGCTGGGCACGGCGGTCGAGCTGCTGGCCGGCATCCCGTCGATCATCTACGGCATGTGGGGCCTGTTCGTGTTTGCGCCGCTGTTCGGCGATTACGTGCAGCCGTTCCTGAAAAACACCATCGGCCACCTGCCGCTGATCGGCCAGTTCTTCAGCGGCCCGACCATGGGCATCGGCATCCTGACCGCCGCGCTGATCCTGGCGGTGATGATCATCCCGTTCATCTCGTCGGTGATGCGCGACGTGTTCGAGATCGTGCCGGCCGTGCTGAAGGAGTCGGCATACGGCCTGGGCTGCACCCGCTGGGAAGTGGTGCGCAAGATCGTGCTGCCTTACACCAAGACCGGCGTGGTCGGCGGCGTCATGCTGGGCCTCGGCCGCGCGCTGGGCGAGACCATGGCGGTGACCTTCGTCATCGGCAACGCCAACAAGCTGTCGTGGTCGCTGTTCGCGGCGGGTAACTCGATCGCCTCGACGCTGGCCAATGAATTCGCCGAATCGGACACCGTGCTGCACACCTCGTCGCTGTTCGCGCTGGCGCTGATCCTGTTCGTGATCACCTTTATCGTTCTGTCCGCCGCCAAGCTGATGCTGGCTGGCATGTCTCGCAAGGAAGGCGTCAAATAA
- a CDS encoding lysozyme inhibitor LprI family protein, producing the protein MKRLILPLLLAACATNSYALDCDKAFSTIDLNQCASQATEKVERQLNATYQQTLKEVAGMDDAASIKAKLVDAQRLWVKFREADCQAEYAKWQGGSIRNVMYSECMQNRAKQRIKELEQFPARG; encoded by the coding sequence ATGAAGCGTCTGATCCTCCCTTTGCTGCTCGCCGCTTGCGCCACCAACAGTTACGCGCTGGACTGCGACAAAGCCTTCAGCACGATCGACCTCAATCAATGCGCGTCCCAGGCAACGGAAAAAGTCGAGCGCCAGCTGAACGCCACCTACCAGCAGACACTGAAGGAAGTTGCCGGCATGGACGATGCCGCGAGCATCAAGGCCAAGCTGGTCGATGCCCAACGCTTGTGGGTCAAGTTTCGCGAGGCTGACTGCCAGGCGGAATACGCGAAGTGGCAAGGCGGTAGCATTCGCAACGTGATGTACAGCGAGTGCATGCAAAATCGCGCCAAACAGCGCATCAAGGAACTGGAACAATTCCCCGCCCGAGGCTAA
- the pstB gene encoding phosphate ABC transporter ATP-binding protein PstB, whose translation MNTQLSQENVVAMNQGKRKTIEISGLNFFYGKTQSLHNVSLDIHERQVTAFIGPSGCGKSTLLRTLNRMYDLYPGQRAEGSIMYRGRNILEGGQDLNMLRAKVGMVFQKPTPFPMSIYDNIAFGVRLYEDLSKGEMDERVEWALKKAALWTEVKDKLSKSGLSLSGGQQQRLCIARGVAVKPDVLLLDEPTSALDPISTSKVEELISELKQDYTIAIVTHNMQQAARCSDYTAYMYLGELVEFGETDQIFMNPARKETQDYITGRFG comes from the coding sequence ATGAATACGCAACTGAGCCAAGAGAACGTCGTCGCCATGAACCAGGGCAAACGCAAAACCATCGAGATTTCCGGCCTGAACTTCTTCTACGGTAAGACCCAGAGCCTGCACAACGTCAGCCTGGATATCCATGAGCGCCAGGTCACCGCTTTCATCGGCCCGTCGGGCTGCGGCAAGTCGACCCTGCTGCGCACGCTGAACCGCATGTACGACCTGTACCCGGGCCAGCGCGCCGAAGGTTCGATCATGTACCGCGGCCGTAACATCCTGGAAGGCGGCCAGGATCTGAACATGCTGCGGGCCAAAGTCGGCATGGTGTTCCAGAAACCGACCCCGTTCCCGATGTCGATCTACGACAACATCGCGTTCGGCGTGCGGCTGTACGAAGACCTGTCGAAAGGCGAGATGGACGAGCGCGTCGAATGGGCGCTGAAAAAGGCCGCGCTGTGGACCGAAGTCAAAGACAAGCTGAGCAAGAGCGGCCTGTCGTTGTCCGGCGGTCAGCAGCAGCGTCTGTGCATTGCCCGCGGCGTCGCCGTCAAACCGGACGTGCTGTTGCTGGATGAGCCGACCTCGGCGCTGGACCCGATTTCGACCTCGAAAGTGGAAGAACTGATCAGCGAGCTGAAACAGGATTACACCATCGCCATCGTCACCCACAACATGCAGCAGGCGGCGCGCTGCTCGGACTACACGGCCTATATGTACCTGGGTGAGCTGGTCGAGTTCGGCGAGACCGACCAGATCTTCATGAATCCGGCCCGCAAGGAAACCCAGGATTACATCACCGGCCGTTTCGGCTGA
- the ppk1 gene encoding polyphosphate kinase 1 → MKPDLHAEVNKNSAFLDRELSQLMFNRRVLAQAEDRSIPLLERLRYLCIASSNLDEFFEVRVASLLAAGAGDGALSSHPALVATLSRISNECHALVTDQYELLNTQILPEMAAHGIHLVRHNERNEAQRAWVKDYFDTEVRPLLTPIGLDPAHPFPQVVNKSLNFIVQLGGKDAFGRGTAIAIVKAPRVLPRVIRLPDHLSKSGGMSFCLLSSVIHAHISDLFAGREVIGYSQFRVTRDSDLWVDEDEVKNLRQALKGELVGRQFGASVRLEVAMNCPPELSQFLLDQFGLHQSRLYAVNGPVNLVRLNEIMDHVHNPELRFPPFFPGQAYKPGNQDIFAALRERDILLHHPYQSFQTVIDFIRSAAFDPAVVAIKQTIYRTGMNSDLMESLIIAARAGKEVTVIVELKARFDEEANINWADKLEQAGAQVVYGVVGLKTHAKVALVIRREEGKLRYYAHLGTGNYHPTTTKFYTDFGLLTCHPGMSQEVNEVFIHLTSLTKPHRLTHLWLAPFALQNEIIKAIRNEARIARAGRPGRIIVKINALVDESVIRALYAASKDGVKIDLIVRGACTLKPGVPGLSENIKVRSVIGRFLEHSRIYYFRNDLAHDTYLASADWMSRNLFRRIEVAFPILDKALKRRVMAEGLTPYLKDNMNAWELEADGHYQRRKARSKQAPFSAQQHLMETLGTPNAHLGE, encoded by the coding sequence ATGAAGCCTGACTTGCATGCTGAAGTAAACAAGAACTCGGCTTTCCTGGACCGGGAACTGTCGCAACTGATGTTCAACCGCCGCGTCCTGGCGCAGGCGGAAGACCGCAGCATTCCTTTATTAGAGCGGCTGCGTTATCTGTGCATCGCCAGCAGCAACCTCGACGAATTCTTTGAAGTGCGCGTCGCCAGCCTGCTGGCGGCCGGCGCCGGCGACGGCGCGCTGTCCAGCCACCCTGCCCTGGTCGCCACGCTGTCGCGTATCAGCAATGAATGCCACGCGCTGGTGACCGACCAATATGAACTGTTGAATACCCAGATCCTGCCCGAGATGGCGGCCCACGGCATTCACCTGGTGCGCCACAACGAGCGCAACGAGGCGCAGCGCGCCTGGGTCAAGGACTACTTCGACACCGAGGTGCGGCCGCTGCTGACGCCAATCGGCCTCGATCCTGCCCACCCGTTCCCGCAAGTGGTTAACAAGAGCCTCAACTTCATCGTCCAGCTGGGCGGCAAGGACGCCTTCGGCCGTGGCACGGCGATCGCCATCGTCAAGGCGCCGCGCGTGCTGCCGCGCGTGATCCGTCTGCCGGATCATTTGTCGAAAAGCGGCGGCATGTCGTTCTGCCTGCTGTCATCGGTGATCCACGCCCACATTTCGGACCTGTTCGCCGGCCGCGAAGTGATCGGCTACTCGCAGTTCCGCGTGACCCGCGACAGCGACCTGTGGGTCGACGAGGACGAAGTCAAAAACCTGCGCCAGGCGCTCAAAGGCGAGCTGGTCGGCCGCCAGTTCGGCGCCTCGGTGCGGCTGGAAGTGGCGATGAACTGCCCGCCCGAGCTGTCACAGTTCCTGCTCGACCAGTTCGGCCTGCATCAAAGCCGGCTGTACGCGGTCAACGGCCCGGTCAATCTGGTGCGGCTGAACGAGATCATGGACCACGTCCACAATCCGGAACTGCGCTTCCCGCCGTTCTTCCCCGGCCAGGCTTACAAGCCGGGCAACCAGGATATCTTCGCTGCGCTGCGCGAGCGCGATATCCTGCTGCACCATCCTTACCAGTCGTTCCAGACAGTTATCGACTTCATCCGCAGCGCCGCCTTCGACCCGGCGGTGGTGGCGATCAAGCAGACGATTTACCGCACCGGCATGAACTCCGACCTGATGGAGTCGCTGATTATCGCCGCCCGCGCCGGCAAGGAAGTCACGGTCATCGTCGAGCTCAAGGCGCGCTTCGACGAGGAAGCCAACATCAACTGGGCCGACAAGCTGGAACAGGCCGGCGCGCAGGTGGTGTACGGCGTGGTCGGCCTGAAGACCCACGCCAAGGTCGCGCTGGTGATCCGCCGCGAAGAAGGCAAGCTGCGCTACTACGCCCACCTCGGCACCGGCAACTACCACCCGACCACCACCAAGTTCTATACCGACTTCGGCCTCTTGACCTGCCATCCGGGCATGAGCCAGGAAGTCAACGAAGTGTTCATCCATCTGACCTCGCTGACCAAGCCGCACCGGCTCACGCACCTGTGGCTGGCGCCGTTCGCGCTGCAGAACGAAATCATCAAGGCGATCCGCAACGAAGCGCGGATTGCGCGCGCGGGACGACCGGGCCGGATTATTGTTAAAATCAATGCATTGGTGGACGAATCGGTGATCCGCGCGCTATACGCGGCGTCCAAGGACGGCGTCAAGATCGACCTGATCGTGCGCGGCGCCTGCACCCTGAAGCCGGGCGTGCCGGGGCTGTCGGAAAACATCAAGGTGCGTTCGGTGATCGGCCGCTTCCTGGAGCACAGCCGCATTTACTACTTCCGCAACGACCTGGCGCATGATACCTATCTGGCCAGCGCCGACTGGATGAGCCGCAACCTGTTCCGCCGCATCGAAGTCGCCTTCCCGATCCTGGACAAGGCGCTCAAGCGGCGGGTGATGGCCGAGGGTTTGACGCCGTACCTGAAGGACAATATGAATGCGTGGGAGCTGGAAGCGGACGGCCACTACCAGCGCCGCAAGGCGCGCAGCAAGCAGGCGCCGTTCAGCGCGCAGCAGCATCTGATGGAAACGCTGGGCACGCCCAACGCCCATCTGGGAGAATAA
- the pstS gene encoding phosphate ABC transporter substrate-binding protein PstS, with protein MRLKQLISSLMVGAAAVMAFSSAAHAADMTGAGATFPYPIYAKWAESYKAATGNGLNYQSVGSGAGIKQIKAKTVDFGASDMPLSVADLDADGLMQFPAIMGGVVTVVNLDGVAPGQMKLTGPVVADIYLGKVTKWNDPAIVALNPGVKLPAEDITVVHRADGSGTSFLFTDFLSKTSAEFKTKIGASTAVKWIVGVGGKGNEGVAANVQRIKGSIGYVEWAYAKKNKMSHTQLKNKDGNFLQPDDEFFKAAAASAEWTKTPGFGVVLTDQAGKNSWPITGVSFILMHKSQADAAKGKEVIKFFDWAFKNGGAAATELDYVPLPATVVKLVQDSWKANLKDASGKAIY; from the coding sequence ATGCGACTGAAACAATTGATCTCCTCCCTGATGGTCGGCGCAGCAGCTGTCATGGCTTTCTCGTCGGCTGCTCACGCCGCCGATATGACCGGCGCCGGCGCTACCTTCCCTTACCCAATCTACGCGAAATGGGCAGAGTCGTACAAAGCCGCCACCGGTAACGGCCTGAACTACCAATCCGTCGGTTCGGGCGCTGGCATCAAGCAGATCAAAGCCAAGACCGTCGATTTCGGCGCATCGGACATGCCACTGAGCGTAGCCGACCTGGACGCTGATGGCCTGATGCAGTTCCCTGCCATCATGGGCGGCGTTGTGACCGTGGTTAACCTGGACGGCGTCGCCCCAGGCCAGATGAAACTGACCGGCCCGGTTGTGGCGGACATCTACCTGGGCAAAGTCACCAAGTGGAACGATCCGGCGATCGTCGCGCTGAACCCAGGTGTGAAACTGCCAGCGGAAGACATCACCGTGGTGCACCGCGCCGACGGTTCGGGCACCTCGTTCCTGTTCACCGACTTCCTGTCGAAAACCAGCGCTGAATTCAAAACCAAGATCGGCGCTTCGACCGCTGTGAAATGGATCGTCGGCGTCGGCGGTAAAGGTAACGAAGGCGTCGCCGCCAACGTGCAGCGTATCAAGGGTTCGATCGGCTACGTCGAGTGGGCTTACGCTAAAAAGAACAAGATGTCGCACACCCAGCTGAAAAACAAGGACGGCAACTTCCTGCAACCTGACGACGAGTTCTTCAAGGCCGCTGCCGCCAGCGCCGAGTGGACCAAGACCCCAGGCTTCGGCGTGGTGCTGACCGACCAGGCTGGCAAAAACTCGTGGCCAATCACCGGCGTGTCGTTCATCCTGATGCACAAATCGCAGGCTGACGCAGCCAAAGGCAAAGAAGTCATCAAGTTCTTCGACTGGGCCTTCAAAAACGGCGGCGCCGCTGCTACCGAACTGGACTACGTTCCACTGCCGGCCACCGTTGTCAAACTGGTGCAGGACTCGTGGAAAGCCAACCTGAAAGACGCTTCGGGTAAAGCCATCTACTAA
- a CDS encoding response regulator — protein sequence MASDKTTVLIVEDEPAIVELVTFSLREAGWNCCNVQSAGEAWDFIQTKTPQLILLDWMLPDSTGLRLLSRIRSDRQFNDIPVIMLTAKSMEEDKLAGLNSGADDYITKPFSPRELLARSKALLRRKAPEHAQATMRAANIMLDPVSCTVSMDEQKIDIGHAEYKLLKFLLAHPERVFSRSQLLDKVWGDHVVIEERTVDVHVLRLRKALKEAEHLIKTVRSVGYMLSEKT from the coding sequence ATGGCATCTGATAAAACAACTGTACTGATCGTTGAAGACGAACCGGCGATTGTCGAGCTGGTGACGTTCTCGCTGCGCGAAGCCGGCTGGAACTGCTGCAACGTGCAGAGCGCCGGCGAGGCCTGGGATTTCATCCAGACCAAGACGCCGCAGCTGATCCTGCTGGACTGGATGCTGCCGGATTCGACCGGCCTGCGCCTGCTGTCGCGCATCCGCTCGGACCGTCAATTCAACGACATCCCGGTCATCATGCTGACCGCCAAGAGCATGGAAGAGGACAAGCTGGCCGGTCTCAACAGCGGCGCCGATGACTACATCACCAAGCCGTTCTCGCCGCGCGAATTGCTGGCCCGCTCCAAGGCGCTGCTGCGCCGCAAGGCGCCGGAACACGCGCAAGCAACCATGCGCGCCGCCAACATCATGCTGGACCCGGTCAGCTGCACCGTCTCCATGGACGAGCAGAAGATCGACATCGGCCACGCCGAATACAAGCTGCTGAAATTCCTGCTGGCGCATCCGGAACGGGTGTTCTCGCGCAGCCAGCTGCTGGACAAGGTGTGGGGCGATCATGTGGTGATCGAGGAGCGCACGGTGGACGTGCATGTGCTGCGTCTGCGCAAGGCATTGAAAGAGGCCGAGCACTTGATCAAAACCGTGCGTAGTGTAGGCTACATGCTGTCGGAAAAAACCTGA